The following proteins are co-located in the Alphaproteobacteria bacterium genome:
- a CDS encoding YdbL family protein, producing MTNRKNTVLLPLLAFLAIVSVILTGPAAADSLDDAKRNGLVGETLRGYIAPVKAPSAETTRLVNDINQRRRAAYEDIAKKNGIPIQQVEVLTGQRIIERAPAGTFYQDSSGNWTRK from the coding sequence ATGACGAACAGGAAAAACACCGTTCTGCTGCCCCTCCTCGCCTTTCTGGCCATCGTCTCGGTAATTCTCACCGGCCCGGCGGCGGCCGATAGCCTGGACGATGCCAAGCGCAACGGTCTGGTCGGCGAGACTCTGCGCGGCTATATCGCGCCGGTGAAAGCACCTTCTGCCGAGACCACCCGGCTGGTGAATGACATCAACCAGCGCCGCAGGGCGGCTTACGAGGATATCGCGAAGAAGAACGGTATCCCCATCCAGCAGGTCGAGGTGCTCACCGGACAGCGCATCATCGAACGCGCGCCTGCCGGAACCTTTTACCAGGATAGCAGCGGGAATTGGACCCGGAAGTAG
- a CDS encoding tetratricopeptide repeat protein: MAAADADARFQQAVDMVDVGRLGEADAICRELLATLPEAPAVLFLRGLIAARQGNAPRAISLVTEAVALAPENASFQATLGAFLAESGDNAKAIAALERAIDLNPADRDSLRQLGRQYAASGRMSDAAAACRRVLADDAARGADWQALGQALEALLDLSGALDAYSHAVARAPDSVAARNRLGACQLKQGLLGDSIASFEASLALQPNDNPASVGLFAAKQMTCDWDGFSSLEKQVDAFTEAAIAAGRSSVEDPFMHVTRRADPARNLAVAKAWSAGVETAAARTGMAFAHAPHDRLPPRIGYLSSDFHDHATAHLMLGLFAAHDRARFSIHAYSCGGGDGGAYGRRIAGDCDTFTDLAGVDARDAARRIYGDGIDILIDLKGYTRHNRLDICALRPSPVQATWLGFPGTSGAGFFDYIVTDDIVTPPGDAAFYSEAFAAMPHCYQVNNDGQDIAASPISRAEAGLPDGAVVLASFNNTYKLEPVMFAVWMEILRAVPDAVLWLLVNNPRAAENLRRTASAAGIDPARLVFADMMAKPMHLKRMGLADLVLDTRIYNGHTTTSDALWAGVPVLTLRGTHFASRVSASILSACGMPELIVDTLADYRSRGVALAGNPARLAAFRREVERRRADAPLFDTRRFARDLERGYAEMWRRYRAGEAPGRIDIATLPAC, encoded by the coding sequence ATGGCGGCCGCGGATGCGGATGCGCGATTTCAGCAGGCGGTGGATATGGTCGATGTCGGCCGGCTGGGCGAGGCCGACGCGATCTGCCGGGAATTGCTGGCGACACTGCCGGAAGCGCCGGCGGTGCTGTTCCTGCGCGGATTGATCGCCGCGCGGCAGGGGAACGCTCCCCGCGCCATTTCGCTGGTGACGGAGGCTGTGGCGCTGGCGCCGGAAAACGCCTCCTTTCAGGCAACGCTGGGGGCGTTTCTGGCGGAATCTGGCGACAATGCGAAGGCAATTGCCGCGCTGGAGCGGGCAATTGACCTCAACCCGGCGGATCGCGACTCGCTGCGCCAGCTCGGCCGGCAATACGCCGCATCCGGCCGGATGTCGGATGCCGCCGCCGCATGCCGGCGCGTCCTTGCCGACGATGCCGCGCGGGGCGCCGACTGGCAGGCGCTCGGGCAGGCGCTGGAAGCGCTGCTTGACTTGTCGGGGGCGCTCGACGCCTACAGCCATGCGGTGGCGCGCGCCCCGGACAGCGTCGCCGCCCGCAATCGGCTCGGTGCCTGCCAGTTGAAACAGGGGCTGCTGGGCGACAGTATCGCGTCCTTCGAGGCGTCGCTGGCATTGCAGCCGAACGATAATCCCGCATCGGTCGGGCTGTTTGCGGCAAAACAAATGACCTGTGACTGGGACGGCTTCAGTTCCCTGGAGAAACAGGTGGATGCGTTTACCGAAGCGGCAATTGCCGCAGGCAGGTCCAGTGTCGAGGACCCGTTCATGCATGTGACCCGCCGCGCCGACCCCGCGCGGAACCTCGCCGTCGCCAAAGCATGGAGCGCCGGTGTCGAAACTGCCGCCGCCAGAACGGGGATGGCCTTCGCGCATGCGCCGCATGACCGTTTGCCGCCGCGGATCGGCTACCTGTCCAGCGATTTCCATGATCACGCCACGGCGCATCTGATGCTCGGCCTGTTTGCCGCGCATGACCGCGCCCGGTTTTCGATCCATGCCTATTCCTGCGGCGGGGGCGATGGCGGGGCTTATGGCCGCCGCATTGCCGGTGACTGCGATACCTTTACCGATCTGGCCGGCGTGGATGCGCGCGACGCGGCGCGGCGGATTTACGGGGACGGCATCGATATCCTGATCGACCTGAAAGGCTATACGCGCCATAACCGGCTCGATATCTGCGCCTTGCGGCCCAGCCCGGTGCAGGCGACGTGGCTAGGCTTCCCTGGCACCAGCGGCGCCGGTTTTTTCGACTATATCGTGACGGATGATATCGTCACGCCGCCCGGCGATGCCGCATTCTACAGCGAAGCCTTCGCGGCGATGCCGCATTGTTACCAGGTCAACAACGACGGGCAGGATATCGCCGCCAGCCCGATATCGCGCGCCGAGGCGGGCCTGCCGGACGGGGCGGTCGTTCTGGCGTCCTTTAACAATACCTATAAGCTGGAACCGGTGATGTTCGCGGTCTGGATGGAAATCCTGCGGGCGGTGCCGGATGCGGTGCTGTGGCTGCTGGTCAACAACCCGCGCGCGGCGGAAAACCTGCGGCGTACGGCGTCGGCGGCCGGAATCGACCCGGCCCGGCTGGTCTTTGCCGACATGATGGCAAAGCCGATGCACCTGAAACGGATGGGGCTGGCCGACCTGGTGCTGGATACACGGATCTATAACGGCCACACGACGACCAGCGACGCGCTCTGGGCCGGGGTGCCGGTGCTGACATTGCGGGGAACGCATTTCGCCTCGCGGGTCTCCGCCAGCATCCTGTCCGCATGCGGCATGCCGGAACTGATCGTCGATACGCTGGCGGATTACCGGTCACGGGGGGTCGCCCTGGCGGGCAATCCGGCGCGGCTGGCGGCGTTCAGGCGCGAGGTGGAAAGGCGACGAGCGGATGCGCCGCTATTCGATACGCGCCGCTTTGCTCGCGACCTGGAGCGCGGCTACGCGGAAATGTGGCGCCGCTACCGGGCGGGCGAAGCGCCCGGCCGGATCGACATCGCGACCCTGCCGGCGTGCTGA
- a CDS encoding YdbH domain-containing protein, producing the protein MNEDSPPSPKGRLRRRALITIACLVAGLILAGLAGWYYRLALAERIILAALATQGVAPAGLTVDRLSLHSASLSAISLGPDQAQKIERIDVTYSLDALRRGEVTGIHIEAPRLMGRLVEGRLELPGLGALFEGESSGDAMPLRIARLTADDFHVALATPYGDVALTGEATATTSIEGLVEIAATWSADAADNLNNIDAKGNASATLLPTGEVIGRVFLEDGNARLAEDGVEGLHGGAQILGHGGNYSIDATITGDRIRLRGNTVENAMLTAGLTIGEPGIRVDARLDSTEGHAALTGTVQPAPNGGFAYDGSLSAGLDLPNIVARLTGALHAVAPADGKIAGRMEITDAALTLREIGFEATGVSGMARFTQPAAGLPDLTAEIDFQRFRYAGFDADWAALTFEHNAEGAVLNADLSATKGNNVSVRVRQNAGQPLTFDATGLVAPGPVLDARAVGIRTAGEVGFDISGTLADPWGAPETLLDRLTVEGDLTPDLKHLHVPGVLRDGSLKGSVQVTAGPGDWVFSSPSFTLSNARLAPELLQALPETLHQHTQTPLTVELRAADKPHAVLRITPREGGYAAAFSGTARAASRSVALTVTGQADATLPFSVAGGSGQFHLTGTHTQSVGDGVDPVTIRPDVNGTFTLTDNVLAARTGAASQLKIDSVGVPDQFRTTAPLLMTIEQPFSLRADFGKQPTDLSYGGGVTLRNSRFAITAGREPTNLILSDIPARINGGTNRLAVAVGPAQAELPGHAIHAEGVAIKLAAADGVTVDIDIGDIRQKSPAPVIIPMQLQASVKSTNGLARFSAHLHDKSETISIRATGEHDLAHAKGSATVKSTRITFLPTVLQPADLFPVIGNQLQDTDGYFEGKASLQWQDGVIESSAEILVDITALETDEVRLENAATVITFDSLFPPSTPPGQEIHVGILDIGIPLTGGRIEFQVAREGYITAALRELDLFGGRIETDLFTVPAKLDGFTIPLEVNGVRLDSLLAATKVGDLTATGTLNGQIPVVFEDGRVFVRNGVLESAAGGGLIQYRPEGVGPALSDANEGTALFLDIVRNFQYDSVRVTIDEQASGDIPFEFKIKGKNPAVYKGIPVELNLSMSGPLRAILQQGLKTYTLPNRLLERMEGFTNQ; encoded by the coding sequence ATGAATGAAGATTCGCCACCGTCGCCAAAAGGCCGCTTGCGCCGGCGGGCGCTGATCACGATAGCCTGCCTGGTGGCGGGGCTGATTCTGGCCGGATTGGCCGGATGGTACTACCGTCTCGCGCTGGCCGAGCGCATAATTCTGGCGGCCCTTGCAACACAGGGTGTCGCGCCCGCCGGTCTGACCGTCGACAGGCTGTCGTTGCATTCCGCGAGCCTATCCGCGATTTCCCTTGGCCCCGATCAGGCGCAGAAGATCGAACGCATCGATGTCACCTATTCGCTGGACGCCCTGCGCCGCGGCGAAGTCACCGGCATTCATATCGAGGCGCCCCGGCTCATGGGGCGCCTCGTGGAAGGCCGGCTCGAACTGCCGGGCCTCGGTGCACTGTTCGAGGGGGAATCGTCCGGCGACGCCATGCCGCTGCGCATCGCAAGGCTGACCGCGGACGATTTTCATGTCGCTCTGGCAACGCCCTATGGCGATGTCGCCCTGACAGGCGAGGCAACTGCCACGACGTCGATAGAGGGGCTCGTCGAAATAGCGGCAACATGGTCAGCCGATGCCGCCGACAACCTGAATAACATCGACGCGAAGGGCAACGCGAGCGCGACGCTGCTGCCGACAGGGGAAGTGATCGGCAGGGTGTTCCTGGAAGACGGCAATGCGCGGCTTGCCGAAGACGGCGTCGAGGGTCTGCACGGCGGCGCGCAGATCCTGGGACATGGCGGCAATTACAGCATCGATGCGACGATAACCGGCGACCGCATTCGCCTGCGCGGCAACACGGTCGAGAATGCGATGCTGACGGCAGGGCTGACCATCGGCGAACCGGGAATCCGGGTCGATGCACGGCTTGACTCCACGGAAGGCCACGCGGCCCTGACCGGCACGGTTCAGCCCGCCCCGAATGGCGGCTTTGCATATGACGGCAGCCTGTCCGCCGGGCTGGATCTGCCGAATATCGTCGCGCGGCTGACCGGGGCACTGCATGCCGTCGCGCCGGCGGACGGTAAAATCGCGGGACGGATGGAGATCACCGATGCCGCGCTGACGTTACGCGAAATCGGATTCGAAGCCACGGGCGTTTCCGGTATGGCGCGCTTCACGCAACCGGCCGCAGGCTTGCCCGATCTCACTGCCGAGATCGATTTCCAGCGCTTCAGGTATGCCGGATTTGACGCCGACTGGGCCGCGCTGACTTTCGAACACAACGCCGAAGGCGCCGTGTTGAATGCCGATCTTTCGGCCACCAAAGGGAACAACGTCAGTGTCCGCGTACGGCAAAACGCGGGCCAGCCGCTGACTTTTGATGCAACTGGCCTTGTCGCGCCCGGCCCTGTTCTGGACGCGCGGGCGGTTGGCATACGGACCGCCGGCGAAGTTGGTTTCGACATATCGGGAACGCTCGCTGACCCGTGGGGCGCCCCGGAAACGCTGCTGGACCGCCTGACGGTCGAAGGCGACCTGACGCCCGACCTGAAGCACTTGCACGTTCCCGGCGTGCTGCGTGACGGATCGCTGAAAGGATCGGTCCAGGTAACCGCCGGGCCGGGCGATTGGGTATTTTCCAGCCCGTCGTTCACGCTGTCCAACGCACGTCTCGCCCCGGAACTGCTGCAGGCACTGCCCGAGACATTGCACCAGCACACGCAAACGCCCCTCACCGTTGAATTGCGCGCCGCCGACAAACCGCACGCCGTACTGCGCATTACACCGCGCGAGGGCGGTTATGCCGCCGCCTTTTCCGGCACGGCCCGTGCCGCATCCCGCAGCGTGGCGCTGACCGTCACCGGGCAGGCCGACGCCACGCTGCCGTTTTCCGTCGCCGGAGGAAGCGGACAATTTCACCTGACGGGCACGCACACGCAATCCGTCGGCGATGGCGTCGATCCGGTCACTATCCGCCCGGACGTCAACGGCACGTTCACCCTGACGGACAACGTCCTGGCGGCCCGAACGGGCGCCGCGAGCCAGTTGAAAATCGACAGTGTGGGTGTCCCGGACCAGTTCCGCACGACAGCGCCGCTGCTGATGACAATCGAACAGCCCTTCAGCCTCCGCGCCGATTTCGGCAAACAGCCAACTGACCTGTCCTATGGCGGCGGCGTCACCTTGCGGAACAGCCGCTTCGCGATCACCGCCGGGCGGGAACCGACGAATCTGATCCTTTCGGACATCCCCGCCCGGATCAACGGCGGAACGAACCGCCTCGCCGTGGCCGTCGGACCGGCGCAAGCCGAACTGCCCGGTCATGCGATCCATGCGGAAGGTGTCGCCATAAAACTGGCCGCGGCGGATGGCGTCACGGTCGATATCGACATTGGCGACATACGTCAGAAATCCCCGGCCCCCGTCATCATTCCAATGCAGTTGCAGGCGTCGGTGAAGTCGACAAACGGCCTGGCGCGTTTTTCGGCGCATTTGCATGACAAATCGGAAACAATTTCCATTCGTGCAACGGGTGAACACGATCTGGCGCATGCCAAAGGCTCCGCGACTGTGAAAAGCACCCGGATTACCTTCCTGCCGACGGTCCTGCAGCCGGCCGACCTGTTCCCGGTCATCGGCAATCAGCTTCAGGACACCGATGGCTATTTCGAAGGCAAGGCGTCATTGCAGTGGCAGGACGGCGTGATCGAATCCAGCGCCGAAATCCTCGTGGACATCACGGCGCTGGAAACAGATGAGGTGCGCCTGGAAAACGCGGCAACGGTCATTACCTTTGACAGCCTGTTTCCGCCTTCCACACCGCCGGGGCAGGAAATCCACGTCGGGATACTCGATATCGGCATCCCCCTGACGGGCGGGCGGATCGAATTCCAGGTGGCCCGCGAAGGGTATATCACTGCCGCCCTGCGCGAACTGGACCTGTTCGGCGGCCGGATCGAAACCGACCTGTTCACGGTTCCGGCGAAACTCGACGGTTTCACCATTCCCCTGGAGGTCAACGGCGTGCGGCTGGACTCATTGCTTGCGGCGACGAAAGTCGGCGATCTTACGGCAACCGGGACGTTGAATGGCCAGATACCGGTCGTGTTCGAGGATGGGCGCGTCTTCGTGCGCAACGGCGTCCTCGAATCGGCGGCGGGCGGCGGCCTCATACAATACCGGCCGGAAGGTGTGGGACCCGCCCTTTCCGACGCCAACGAAGGGACGGCCCTTTTTCTCGATATCGTCCGCAACTTTCAATACGACAGCGTCCGCGTCACAATCGACGAACAGGCATCCGGCGACATTCCCTTCGAATTCAAGATCAAGGGCAAAAACCCCGCCGTATACAAGGGCATCCCGGTCGAGTTGAACCTGTCAATGAGCGGGCCGTTGCGCGCCATTCTGCAACAGGGCCTGAAAACCTACACCCTGCCGAACCGCCTGCTGGAACGAATGGAGGGCTTTACCAACCAGTGA
- a CDS encoding YnbE family lipoprotein, translated as MKISNRFKISLFSVALAALGACTPEVQIRAPDKPIVINLNVKIEQEIRIKVEKDIDNLLETNKDLF; from the coding sequence ATGAAAATATCGAACCGCTTCAAGATATCCCTGTTTTCCGTTGCGCTTGCCGCATTGGGCGCCTGCACACCCGAAGTCCAGATCCGAGCACCCGACAAGCCGATCGTGATTAATCTGAACGTCAAGATCGAACAGGAAATCCGGATCAAGGTCGAAAAGGACATCGACAACCTGCTGGAAACAAACAAGGACCTGTTTTAG
- a CDS encoding MoxR family ATPase, translating to MELPDSVEQTHALLAKGAYVADRSLATALYLSLSLGRPLFLEGEAGVGKTEIAKVLSQTLGRRLVRLQCYEGLDAATAVYEWNYALQMVEIRLAEAIGDMDRTTLEGDIFSRRFLIERPLLQALEPSVDGPPVLLIDELDRTDEPFEAYLLELLSDFQITIPEIGTIRAGKPPLVIITSNRTREIHDALKRRCFYYWVDYPNAARELEILAVKAPGVPEALSRQIVGFVQRLRDIDLFKAPGVAETIDWAEALVQLDRMTLDPESINDTLGTLLKYQDDIARIKGSEASRILQEVNAELASVAE from the coding sequence ATGGAGCTTCCCGATTCCGTAGAGCAAACCCACGCGCTATTGGCGAAAGGCGCCTATGTCGCGGACCGCAGCCTGGCCACGGCGCTGTACCTCTCGCTCAGCCTTGGCCGCCCCCTGTTTCTGGAAGGCGAAGCCGGCGTCGGCAAGACGGAAATTGCCAAGGTTCTGTCGCAGACGCTGGGCCGCAGGCTGGTCCGCCTGCAATGCTATGAGGGGCTGGACGCGGCGACGGCGGTCTACGAATGGAATTACGCGCTCCAGATGGTCGAAATCCGCCTGGCCGAAGCCATCGGGGACATGGACCGGACAACCCTGGAGGGCGATATCTTTTCGCGCCGCTTCCTGATCGAACGCCCCCTCCTCCAGGCGCTGGAGCCTTCCGTCGACGGACCGCCGGTCCTGCTGATCGACGAGTTGGACCGGACCGACGAACCCTTCGAGGCCTATCTGCTGGAACTGCTGTCGGACTTCCAGATCACGATCCCCGAAATCGGTACGATCCGCGCGGGAAAACCGCCGCTGGTCATCATCACATCGAACCGGACGCGGGAAATCCATGACGCGCTGAAGCGACGCTGTTTCTATTACTGGGTCGATTATCCGAACGCCGCGCGCGAACTGGAAATCCTCGCCGTGAAAGCGCCCGGCGTTCCCGAGGCACTGTCCAGACAGATCGTCGGTTTCGTGCAACGCCTGCGCGACATCGACCTGTTCAAGGCGCCCGGCGTGGCGGAAACCATCGACTGGGCCGAGGCGCTGGTACAGCTAGACCGGATGACCCTAGACCCGGAAAGCATCAACGACACCCTCGGCACGCTGCTGAAATACCAGGACGACATCGCCAGAATAAAAGGCAGCGAAGCGAGCCGTATCCTGCAGGAGGTCAACGCCGAACTGGCGAGTGTAGCCGAATGA
- a CDS encoding XdhC family protein, producing MTDTQMLDHDNVLERAAAWKAEGGDVALATVVTTWGSSPRPVGSQLAIRGDGSFVGSVSGGCIEGAVITEAMNVMQDGSTKVLDFGVTDEMAWEVGLACGGKISVFVEHLD from the coding sequence ATGACTGATACGCAGATGCTCGATCATGACAACGTGCTGGAGCGGGCCGCCGCCTGGAAGGCGGAAGGCGGCGATGTGGCGCTGGCGACCGTGGTCACGACCTGGGGCTCCTCGCCCCGCCCGGTCGGCAGCCAGTTGGCGATCAGGGGCGACGGTTCCTTCGTCGGTTCGGTTTCCGGCGGCTGTATCGAGGGCGCCGTCATCACCGAAGCCATGAACGTCATGCAGGACGGCTCGACCAAGGTGCTCGATTTCGGCGTCACCGACGAGATGGCCTGGGAGGTCGGCCTCGCCTGCGGCGGCAAGATATCGGTTTTCGTGGAGCACCTCGACTGA
- a CDS encoding xanthine dehydrogenase family protein subunit M: MYDFEYQRPASLADAVSALKAAEDGKLVAGGHTLIPTLKQRLANPSALIDLSGIGELRGIRSEGDMIVIGATTTHAEVMASDAVKSAIPALAELAGMIGDPQVRHRGTIAGSIANNDPAADYPGALLGLGATIVTDSREIAADDFFLGLFETALEETEIITAVKFPVPEKANYQKFPQPASRFSLVGAFVAKTAGGVRVAITGAGQNGVFRVTEMESALDGNFSPDAIKGIAVSDADLNSDIHASAEYRAHLIGVMAGRAVAACG; this comes from the coding sequence ATGTACGATTTCGAGTACCAGCGCCCGGCCTCGCTAGCCGACGCCGTGAGCGCCCTGAAGGCCGCCGAGGACGGCAAGCTGGTCGCCGGCGGCCATACGCTGATCCCGACCCTCAAACAGCGGCTGGCCAACCCGTCGGCCCTGATCGACCTGTCCGGCATCGGCGAATTGCGCGGCATCCGATCCGAAGGGGACATGATCGTCATCGGCGCGACGACAACCCATGCGGAGGTCATGGCGTCGGACGCGGTCAAGTCGGCCATCCCGGCGCTGGCGGAACTCGCCGGCATGATCGGCGACCCGCAGGTCCGCCATCGCGGCACCATCGCAGGCTCGATTGCCAATAATGACCCCGCCGCCGATTACCCCGGCGCGCTGCTGGGCCTTGGCGCGACAATCGTGACCGACTCCCGCGAGATCGCCGCCGACGATTTCTTTCTGGGCCTGTTCGAAACGGCGCTGGAGGAAACCGAGATCATCACGGCGGTGAAATTCCCGGTGCCGGAAAAGGCGAACTACCAGAAGTTTCCCCAGCCCGCGAGCCGCTTTTCGCTGGTCGGCGCCTTCGTCGCCAAAACGGCGGGCGGCGTGCGCGTCGCGATCACCGGGGCGGGCCAGAATGGCGTATTCCGGGTGACGGAGATGGAATCGGCGCTGGACGGCAATTTTTCGCCGGACGCCATCAAGGGGATCGCCGTTTCGGACGCGGACCTGAACTCGGATATTCACGCCAGCGCCGAATACCGCGCCCACCTGATCGGCGTCATGGCCGGCCGCGCGGTCGCCGCCTGCGGGTAA
- a CDS encoding VWA domain-containing protein produces MSALPADGGRIAGNIMHFARALRAAGLPIGPGKVLDAIQAVQAVGLDSRQDFYWTLHAVFVNRRDQRELFDQAFHIFWRNPKILERMMSLALPGFPTPPDEDAGIMSPRLAAALAAQQDGEPKEREKEIEFDAAMTSSQSEQLGEKDFEKMTAEEVDAARRAIRTMRLPIMEIPTRRFRPDPAGLRADMRATLRASLQHGGNIIALRHRTRRRRRPPLVILCDISGSMDRYARMLIHFMHAVTNDRDRVHTFLFGTRLTNVTRHLRHKDIDVALEKVAGSVADWSGGTRIGKCLADFNRNWSRRVLGQGAVVLFISDGLDRDAGDGVSHEIRRLHGSCRRLVWLNPLLRYDGFEPKSIGVRALLPYVDDFCPVHNLNSLAALTGALNRPGQREAAEMAQWRRRSA; encoded by the coding sequence ATGAGCGCGCTGCCGGCGGATGGCGGCCGCATCGCGGGCAATATCATGCATTTCGCCCGGGCGCTGCGGGCCGCGGGGCTGCCGATCGGCCCCGGCAAGGTGCTGGACGCGATCCAGGCCGTCCAGGCGGTCGGGCTGGACAGCCGGCAGGATTTCTACTGGACACTGCATGCGGTTTTCGTGAATCGGCGCGACCAGCGCGAACTGTTCGATCAGGCCTTCCATATCTTCTGGCGCAATCCGAAAATCCTGGAACGCATGATGTCGCTGGCGCTGCCCGGTTTCCCGACCCCGCCGGATGAAGACGCCGGGATCATGTCGCCGCGCCTCGCCGCCGCGCTGGCGGCGCAGCAGGACGGGGAACCAAAGGAACGCGAAAAGGAAATCGAATTCGACGCGGCGATGACGTCGAGCCAGTCGGAACAACTCGGCGAAAAGGATTTCGAGAAGATGACGGCGGAGGAAGTGGACGCCGCCCGCCGCGCCATCCGGACCATGCGGCTGCCGATCATGGAAATTCCGACCCGGCGATTCCGACCCGATCCGGCGGGGTTGCGCGCCGATATGCGGGCGACGCTGCGTGCCTCCCTGCAGCATGGCGGCAACATCATCGCGTTGCGCCACCGCACAAGGCGCCGACGCCGCCCGCCGCTGGTCATCCTGTGCGATATATCCGGTTCGATGGACCGTTACGCGCGGATGCTGATCCACTTCATGCATGCGGTCACCAATGACCGGGACCGGGTGCACACCTTCCTGTTCGGCACGCGCCTGACCAATGTCACCCGGCACCTGCGGCACAAGGATATCGACGTCGCGCTCGAAAAGGTCGCCGGTTCTGTCGCCGACTGGTCCGGCGGCACGCGGATCGGCAAATGCCTGGCCGATTTCAACCGCAACTGGTCGCGCCGGGTGCTGGGCCAGGGCGCCGTGGTGCTGTTCATTTCCGACGGGCTGGACCGGGATGCCGGTGACGGCGTCAGCCATGAAATCAGACGGTTGCATGGTTCCTGCCGCCGCCTTGTTTGGCTTAACCCGCTCTTGCGGTATGATGGGTTCGAACCTAAATCTATAGGTGTGCGGGCCCTGTTACCGTATGTCGACGATTTCTGTCCCGTCCACAACCTGAACAGCCTGGCCGCGCTGACCGGGGCCCTCAACCGGCCGGGCCAGCGCGAGGCCGCCGAGATGGCGCAATGGCGAAGGAGAAGCGCATGA